From a single Ensifer adhaerens genomic region:
- a CDS encoding ATP synthase F0 subcomplex C subunit codes for MENLVQVISIVSAAFAVGVGAIGPSLAEGRAVAAALDAIARQPEAAGTISRTLFVGLAMIETMAIYCLVIALLLLFANPFVK; via the coding sequence GTGGAAAATTTGGTTCAGGTTATCAGTATTGTCTCCGCCGCCTTCGCGGTGGGTGTCGGGGCTATCGGTCCGTCACTGGCTGAAGGGCGTGCCGTTGCTGCCGCATTGGACGCGATCGCCCGCCAGCCCGAAGCGGCTGGCACGATCTCGCGCACGCTGTTCGTCGGCCTTGCCATGATCGAGACCATGGCGATCTACTGCCTCGTCATCGCCTTGCTCCTGCTGTTTGCAAATCCGTTCGTCAAATGA
- a CDS encoding NitT/TauT family transport system permease protein: MSIANDPEPAGSNNENAYAAGRLLWGLLSFAVGIGLWWIFTASGLSVLPSPWTVLLRMVDLAMSGQLWTDMFASLRRVLLGFLLGSLIAVPVGFLMGWYRIARAIVDPWIQFFRVIPPLAIIPLAIVTLGIDEKPKIFVIFLAAFLSSVVSTYQGVISVDRTYINAARVLGAGDGVIFAKVIIPASTPFILVGFRIGLGSAWATVVAAELIAAQSGLGFRMQQAQLYYDLPTIFVSLIAIGILGLIMDRIVVRAEERLTHWQERIHHD; the protein is encoded by the coding sequence ATGAGCATTGCCAATGATCCCGAGCCTGCGGGCTCGAACAACGAAAATGCCTATGCGGCGGGACGCCTGCTCTGGGGCCTCTTGTCATTCGCCGTCGGCATAGGGCTCTGGTGGATCTTCACCGCTTCTGGGCTTTCGGTCCTTCCGAGCCCATGGACGGTATTGTTGCGCATGGTCGATCTGGCCATGTCCGGCCAGCTTTGGACCGATATGTTCGCCTCTCTGCGCCGTGTGCTGCTCGGTTTCCTGCTTGGTTCCCTGATTGCCGTGCCGGTGGGGTTCCTCATGGGCTGGTACCGGATCGCGAGAGCCATTGTCGATCCGTGGATCCAGTTCTTTCGAGTTATCCCGCCGCTCGCGATCATTCCACTGGCCATCGTCACGCTCGGCATCGATGAAAAGCCAAAAATATTCGTGATCTTTCTCGCCGCCTTTCTGTCCTCGGTCGTCTCGACCTATCAAGGCGTCATCAGTGTCGATCGCACCTACATCAACGCCGCGCGGGTGCTCGGCGCCGGCGATGGGGTGATTTTTGCGAAGGTCATCATTCCGGCGTCCACCCCCTTCATTCTGGTCGGGTTCCGCATCGGCCTCGGCTCCGCCTGGGCAACCGTCGTCGCCGCCGAACTGATTGCCGCGCAATCCGGCCTCGGATTTCGCATGCAGCAGGCCCAACTTTATTATGACCTGCCCACCATCTTCGTCAGCCTCATCGCTATCGGCATTCTGGGCCTCATCATGGACCGGATCGTTGTCCGCGCGGAGGAACGGCTGACCCATTGGCAGGAGAGGATCCATCATGACTGA
- a CDS encoding N-ATPase, AtpR subunit encodes MNWPDPITAVLSLVALGTGVLAGWLHFVTLSHLSKMLVDGKIAAVGLQVARFVVLAGLFYVWARTGALPLLACAAGVLAGRKIILKRFKVP; translated from the coding sequence ATGAACTGGCCTGATCCGATAACCGCCGTCCTCTCACTTGTTGCTCTGGGCACCGGGGTGCTGGCCGGCTGGCTGCACTTTGTCACGCTTTCCCATCTGTCGAAGATGCTGGTGGATGGCAAGATCGCGGCAGTTGGGTTGCAGGTGGCGCGGTTTGTCGTCCTCGCAGGACTTTTCTACGTTTGGGCGCGCACCGGCGCGCTTCCGTTGCTCGCATGCGCAGCTGGGGTTCTCGCCGGCCGAAAAATCATCCTGAAACGGTTCAAGGTACCATGA
- a CDS encoding NitT/TauT family transport system ATP-binding protein: MTEFQPKIAFRHVSKTFGDGAKSFVALRDLTLDIGDGEIVTVVGPSGCGKSTAMNIVAGLVDVSSGDCLVDGKPVKGPGPDRGVIFQQYALFPWLTVLKNVEFGLKLQGMRQDERRKRALHYLDLVGLKDFADAYPKTLSGGMKQRCAIARAYAVNPSVLLMDEPFGALDALTRVKLQDQLLDTWSKDKRTVMFITHDVDEAVYIAHRVIVLAARPGRLQEIIEVDLPFPRNEEVRLSPEFTTIRNKVWRAVYDRASETA, encoded by the coding sequence ATGACTGAGTTCCAGCCGAAGATCGCCTTCCGCCATGTATCGAAGACGTTCGGGGACGGGGCAAAGTCATTCGTCGCCCTGCGCGATCTGACGCTGGACATCGGAGACGGCGAAATCGTCACAGTCGTCGGGCCATCGGGCTGCGGCAAATCCACGGCGATGAACATCGTGGCCGGTCTGGTGGATGTCTCATCGGGAGATTGCCTGGTGGATGGAAAGCCGGTGAAGGGACCGGGGCCGGACCGTGGCGTGATCTTTCAGCAATATGCGCTTTTCCCGTGGCTGACGGTGCTGAAGAACGTTGAATTCGGCCTCAAGCTGCAGGGCATGCGGCAAGACGAACGCCGCAAGCGCGCGTTACATTACCTGGACCTCGTGGGACTGAAGGATTTTGCCGACGCCTATCCGAAGACGCTGTCCGGCGGCATGAAACAGCGTTGCGCGATCGCGCGGGCCTATGCCGTGAACCCCAGCGTCCTCTTGATGGACGAACCGTTCGGCGCGCTCGACGCGCTGACGAGGGTCAAGCTGCAGGATCAGCTGCTCGACACCTGGTCGAAGGACAAACGGACAGTGATGTTCATCACCCACGATGTCGACGAGGCGGTCTATATCGCACACAGAGTCATTGTCCTTGCAGCACGCCCGGGGCGTCTGCAGGAAATCATCGAGGTCGATCTGCCGTTTCCGCGCAATGAAGAGGTGCGGCTGTCGCCTGAATTCACCACAATTCGCAACAAGGTCTGGCGCGCGGTCTACGACCGGGCGTCCGAAACTGCATGA
- a CDS encoding NitT/TauT family transport system substrate-binding protein, with protein sequence MFKKLMVLAAAAVVALSGAASAAEVDTIRMGYIADYFGTSVAAIATKEGLWAKHGLNADLKVFTNGPIQVQALNAGSLDFAYIGPGALWLPASGQAKVIAVNALGYTDRVIAQPGINSIADLKGKKVGVPEGTSGDMLLRLALKKAGMKREDLNIIPMDPSTVVTAFASGQIDAAGIWYPFVDVIKKRIPNLKELSSNEDFFPDIAFPSSFIVSDAKAKDVEVIKKVNAVIKEAVDFRRENPEKAVAITAAFLNVPEGPLMTESKLARLPSSAELEKLTRDGKVANWFDTLAGLYADFGKIKTPLPASDFYLGKLYAE encoded by the coding sequence ATGTTCAAGAAGCTAATGGTATTGGCGGCGGCAGCCGTGGTGGCACTATCCGGCGCTGCCAGCGCCGCTGAGGTCGATACGATCCGCATGGGCTATATCGCGGATTATTTTGGAACCAGCGTGGCAGCTATCGCCACCAAGGAGGGCCTGTGGGCGAAACACGGGCTGAATGCAGATCTGAAGGTCTTCACGAACGGTCCCATCCAGGTCCAGGCGCTCAACGCCGGATCGCTTGATTTTGCCTATATCGGCCCCGGCGCTCTTTGGCTGCCGGCGAGCGGCCAAGCCAAGGTGATCGCGGTCAATGCCCTTGGTTATACCGATCGTGTCATTGCACAGCCGGGCATCAACAGCATTGCCGATCTAAAGGGCAAGAAGGTTGGCGTTCCCGAGGGAACCTCGGGCGACATGCTGCTGCGTCTGGCCCTGAAAAAGGCCGGAATGAAACGGGAAGACCTCAACATCATACCTATGGATCCTTCAACCGTCGTCACGGCTTTCGCCTCCGGGCAGATCGACGCCGCGGGCATCTGGTATCCGTTCGTTGATGTCATCAAGAAGCGGATTCCCAATCTCAAGGAGTTGAGCTCGAACGAGGATTTCTTCCCCGATATCGCGTTCCCATCGAGCTTCATCGTCAGCGATGCGAAGGCAAAGGATGTCGAGGTGATCAAGAAGGTCAACGCGGTCATCAAGGAGGCGGTCGATTTCCGCCGTGAAAACCCCGAAAAGGCCGTGGCAATCACAGCCGCATTTCTGAACGTGCCGGAGGGGCCGCTGATGACCGAGTCAAAGCTCGCCCGCTTGCCGTCCAGCGCTGAGCTGGAAAAGCTGACCCGCGACGGCAAGGTGGCGAACTGGTTCGACACGCTCGCCGGCCTCTACGCCGATTTCGGCAAGATCAAGACGCCGTTGCCCGCATCGGACTTCTATCTCGGCAAGCTTTACGCCGAATAA
- a CDS encoding F-type H+-transporting ATPase subunit gamma — MTDRSEEIEKRLAGLDDIGQVTGALRAMAASHLAAANAAMTAISTYAETIGRAVEAAEAAAGTPCAGRVEGPGMLIVIGASQGFSGAYPSRIAAAARQLFEPDLGVIVAGQRTVQMLEDDDQSLLWSADLPGHPDATPDLASRITDILVENSAEHPGTIRAIVGASDPAAPPVVQTLLPRPSGKAVAPTPSPVMTMAPKLLLDGLQREALFASIALMLMKGIRAEAQARIETMARAQTNLRRRRTDVEWSLRQARQEQMTTEMIELATSQLGTN; from the coding sequence ATGACCGACCGCTCTGAAGAGATCGAAAAACGCCTGGCGGGACTTGATGATATTGGCCAAGTCACAGGTGCCCTTCGTGCCATGGCCGCAAGCCATCTGGCGGCGGCAAACGCCGCCATGACGGCCATTTCAACCTATGCCGAAACCATCGGCAGGGCAGTTGAAGCCGCTGAAGCGGCAGCGGGTACGCCCTGTGCCGGCAGAGTGGAAGGTCCCGGAATGCTGATCGTCATCGGCGCATCACAAGGCTTCTCGGGTGCCTATCCATCGCGCATCGCGGCTGCGGCCCGCCAGTTGTTCGAGCCGGATTTGGGCGTGATTGTCGCCGGCCAGCGCACCGTGCAGATGCTGGAAGATGACGACCAATCGCTTCTGTGGAGCGCCGACTTGCCCGGTCATCCGGACGCCACCCCGGACCTTGCAAGCCGGATCACCGATATTTTGGTCGAAAACAGCGCTGAACACCCGGGCACGATCCGTGCAATTGTCGGAGCCTCTGACCCGGCGGCGCCACCTGTGGTGCAAACCCTCTTGCCACGCCCCAGCGGCAAGGCAGTTGCACCGACGCCCTCTCCGGTGATGACCATGGCACCAAAGCTCCTGCTGGACGGGCTGCAACGGGAAGCCCTCTTCGCCAGCATCGCCCTCATGCTGATGAAGGGAATCCGGGCTGAAGCCCAGGCCCGTATCGAAACCATGGCACGGGCACAAACCAATCTGCGCCGACGTCGTACGGACGTTGAATGGTCCCTGAGACAGGCGCGGCAGGAACAGATGACAACGGAGATGATTGAACTGGCGACCAGTCAGCTCGGTACTAACTAA
- a CDS encoding F-type H+-transporting ATPase subunit a, which yields MIDSPLTAAVAFHLGPIAVTWPVVITWCIMLVLGLASILATRRLSLRPGKVQAVLELIVTTLDSEIQATIAGNPARFRPLVGMLLIFVLTANWSSLIPGVEPPTAHLETDAALALVVFGAGLYWGVRSKGFGGWLASFAKPSWVMIPLNVVEQITRHFSLMIRLFGNVMSGVFVIGIISALAGLLVPIPLIALDMLTGAVQAYIFATLALVFIGSAVNEE from the coding sequence ATGATCGACAGTCCCCTGACAGCCGCCGTCGCCTTCCATCTCGGTCCCATTGCCGTGACTTGGCCGGTCGTAATCACCTGGTGCATCATGCTGGTGCTTGGCTTGGCCAGCATTCTGGCGACGCGACGCCTTTCCCTGCGACCGGGAAAGGTCCAGGCAGTTCTAGAACTCATCGTTACCACACTCGATTCCGAGATCCAGGCCACCATCGCCGGAAATCCGGCGCGCTTTCGCCCGCTCGTCGGCATGCTTCTGATCTTTGTGCTGACCGCCAACTGGTCTTCGCTCATCCCTGGCGTCGAACCACCAACGGCACATCTGGAAACCGATGCGGCACTGGCGCTGGTCGTTTTCGGCGCCGGACTCTACTGGGGAGTCAGAAGCAAGGGTTTCGGAGGCTGGCTGGCCTCTTTCGCAAAGCCAAGCTGGGTCATGATTCCGCTCAATGTGGTCGAACAGATCACCCGGCACTTCTCGCTAATGATCCGTCTCTTCGGCAACGTCATGAGCGGCGTTTTCGTCATCGGCATCATCAGTGCGCTTGCCGGCCTTCTGGTTCCAATCCCCCTGATTGCACTCGACATGCTCACGGGCGCGGTTCAGGCCTATATTTTTGCCACCCTGGCGCTGGTCTTCATCGGCTCCGCCGTCAACGAAGAATGA
- a CDS encoding Formylglycine-generating enzyme, required for sulfatase activity, contains SUMF1/FGE domain, producing MSCCASRNASSGAGHPSDDLQGDRGPGPEVLARANKTPPPKVLFHGGPTHTGTRTPVIPQDGEGVIGEHRLEPFRAEAHAVTNSRFAAFVTETGYRTVSERLGQGLVFRYLMDSPRRATSTEGPTPWWAAVPGACWYAPEGPGSSILERMDHPVTHISWGDAAAFAAWAGGRLPTEAEWEHAARGGLDDPRFPWGDEEPNDHDFMPANIWQGTFPDGNSQADGYAGTAPVDAFSPNGAGLFNMAGNVWEWTSDPFRIRSAARYASLRNSEAVAQKQMVMKGGSFLCHISYCYRYRIAARSATSADSGAAHCGVRVFFSA from the coding sequence ATGTCCTGCTGCGCGTCCAGAAACGCCTCCTCTGGAGCAGGTCACCCGAGCGATGACCTGCAGGGGGACCGCGGGCCGGGCCCGGAGGTTCTGGCCCGGGCCAACAAGACGCCTCCGCCGAAAGTCCTCTTTCACGGAGGCCCCACCCATACGGGAACGAGAACGCCGGTTATCCCTCAGGACGGCGAAGGGGTGATCGGTGAACATCGGCTGGAGCCATTCCGTGCCGAGGCGCATGCCGTCACCAATTCCCGCTTTGCAGCATTCGTGACCGAAACCGGATACCGCACGGTTTCGGAACGTCTCGGTCAGGGATTGGTGTTCAGATACCTGATGGACAGCCCCCGACGTGCAACATCGACGGAAGGCCCGACGCCCTGGTGGGCCGCGGTTCCGGGCGCCTGCTGGTATGCGCCTGAGGGCCCGGGGTCATCGATCCTCGAACGCATGGATCACCCCGTGACGCATATTTCCTGGGGCGACGCAGCGGCATTTGCGGCATGGGCAGGTGGCCGGCTTCCAACCGAGGCGGAATGGGAACACGCCGCGCGCGGCGGTCTGGACGATCCTCGTTTCCCATGGGGCGATGAGGAGCCGAACGATCATGACTTCATGCCGGCAAATATCTGGCAGGGGACCTTTCCGGACGGGAACAGTCAGGCTGACGGCTATGCGGGAACCGCACCAGTTGATGCCTTCTCGCCCAATGGCGCAGGTCTTTTCAATATGGCCGGCAATGTTTGGGAGTGGACGTCAGATCCTTTCCGCATCCGCTCCGCCGCACGCTATGCCTCGCTGAGGAATAGTGAAGCAGTGGCGCAAAAGCAGATGGTGATGAAGGGCGGCAGTTTTCTCTGCCACATCAGCTATTGTTACCGATACCGGATCGCCGCCCGATCAGCGACCAGCGCAGACAGCGGAGCTGCACATTGCGGCGTGAGAGTGTTTTTCAGTGCATGA
- a CDS encoding ATP synthase F0 subcomplex B subunit yields MTFDWVSFGFQLVNVIVLLAILQRFLFKPVAAMIARRRDETDAALKAAQAAKTEAEAAASRADAQAEASRTGRQEILSKAREDAEAQRNALIQQAHAEAAKIVAEGQAARSRDDRRAEEKLVERARDLASAIAKRALETQPATFKGYVDRLADTLSALPVAERNALLRGGGLTIVSATVLSPEERQTVLATLEPFHVQVETTEDPALISGLELRSQSGVLRNSLLHDLERITEAMHDEY; encoded by the coding sequence ATGACCTTCGACTGGGTTTCATTCGGCTTCCAGCTGGTCAACGTGATCGTCCTGCTGGCAATTCTGCAGCGTTTCCTATTCAAGCCCGTCGCTGCCATGATTGCCCGACGGCGCGACGAAACAGATGCTGCATTGAAGGCGGCGCAGGCGGCGAAGACGGAGGCCGAAGCGGCCGCTTCAAGAGCTGACGCGCAAGCCGAAGCCAGCCGGACTGGCCGCCAGGAGATCTTGTCAAAGGCGCGTGAAGACGCGGAGGCGCAGCGCAATGCGCTGATCCAGCAAGCCCATGCCGAAGCGGCAAAGATCGTTGCGGAAGGTCAGGCCGCCCGCTCACGTGACGACAGGAGAGCCGAGGAAAAACTGGTTGAGCGTGCACGGGACCTGGCGTCCGCCATCGCCAAGCGCGCGCTTGAAACCCAGCCGGCAACGTTCAAGGGCTATGTCGATAGATTGGCCGATACCCTCTCGGCTCTGCCGGTCGCGGAGCGAAATGCGCTGCTGCGGGGCGGGGGCCTCACCATCGTTTCCGCTACCGTTCTGTCGCCAGAAGAGCGCCAGACGGTGCTGGCGACGCTGGAGCCGTTTCACGTGCAGGTGGAGACGACCGAAGACCCGGCGTTGATTTCGGGGCTCGAATTGCGATCGCAGAGCGGCGTGTTGCGCAATTCGCTGCTGCATGATCTGGAACGCATAACCGAGGCAATGCATGATGAGTACTGA
- a CDS encoding Sugar kinase of the NBD/HSP70 family, may contain an N-terminal HTH domain (manually curated), with the protein MRNGSGEILTKLRDQGAMSRAELSRLTGISSAGVTKITAQLIRDRVLWELDGSETASIGRPPVTVAIRPDARHVLGIHLGAGQVHFGLSDLGLALTHARSVAYDLSEPVFDLIARVSDLARDVLRDCDLPPGKLLGIGVGVPGSVDPTRRANTHSVLTGWRDIPFAAAFEQALGHPVVLEHNATAMAMAEACYGEGRAAGSILYLLLGKGIGAGFVQTDGIERRNAVEIGHVVVEPGGRPCRCGGRGCLERFFSEEPLREIVGNPALPRTELLDAVMKTSQWPTLYEYFLQALSTAVTLLGPERIVLGGDLNYAPDRFLEDLRRDLPLRVMPEQRRKLRIERTSLIEPVGVHGAACVALERFLYSNGLLTSSSNFARHAERKSGRNS; encoded by the coding sequence TTGAGGAACGGAAGCGGAGAGATATTGACGAAGTTGCGGGACCAAGGCGCCATGTCGCGCGCCGAGTTGTCCCGACTGACCGGTATTTCGTCAGCCGGCGTCACCAAGATCACGGCGCAATTAATTCGCGATCGTGTGCTATGGGAGCTGGATGGCTCGGAAACGGCAAGTATCGGGCGTCCGCCTGTCACGGTCGCAATCCGGCCGGATGCACGGCATGTTCTCGGTATTCATCTCGGCGCAGGTCAGGTCCATTTCGGGCTTTCGGACCTTGGTCTCGCTCTCACCCACGCGCGCAGCGTCGCCTACGACCTCAGCGAGCCCGTCTTCGATCTCATCGCACGCGTTTCGGATCTTGCGCGAGACGTTCTGCGTGATTGTGATCTCCCTCCCGGCAAGCTTCTGGGCATCGGGGTCGGGGTTCCCGGCAGCGTCGATCCCACGCGCCGGGCGAATACGCATTCGGTGCTGACCGGTTGGCGCGACATTCCCTTTGCGGCCGCCTTCGAACAGGCGCTCGGCCATCCGGTGGTGCTGGAACACAATGCCACCGCTATGGCCATGGCGGAAGCCTGTTACGGAGAAGGCCGGGCGGCGGGCAGCATTCTCTACTTGCTTCTCGGCAAGGGCATCGGCGCCGGCTTTGTGCAGACGGACGGGATCGAGCGGCGCAACGCCGTCGAGATCGGCCACGTCGTGGTGGAGCCCGGCGGCAGACCCTGCCGGTGCGGGGGGCGCGGCTGCCTCGAGCGCTTTTTCTCCGAGGAACCTCTACGCGAAATTGTCGGCAATCCGGCCCTGCCGCGGACCGAGCTTCTTGATGCGGTCATGAAGACGTCGCAATGGCCGACACTTTACGAATATTTCCTCCAGGCGCTTTCAACCGCTGTCACTCTCTTGGGTCCGGAGCGGATCGTACTCGGTGGCGACCTGAATTACGCGCCGGATCGCTTTCTGGAGGATTTGCGCCGCGATCTTCCGCTCCGGGTGATGCCGGAGCAGCGCCGGAAATTGCGGATCGAACGCACAAGTCTTATCGAGCCGGTGGGCGTTCACGGCGCAGCATGCGTCGCTCTGGAGCGCTTTTTGTATTCAAACGGTCTTCTCACATCGTCGTCAAACTTTGCCCGCCACGCCGAGCGAAAGTCGGGAAGGAATTCATGA
- a CDS encoding Arylsulfatase A: protein MTRPNIIFIMSDDHASRAISAYGAGINHTPNLDRLAREGMRHDATYVTNSICTPSRAAILCGTHNHVNCVTTLETHIDNRLPNVAKSLKASGYATAIFGKWHLGEGKAHQPTGFDEWAVVPGQGDYWDPAFHFPDGLRRVSGYATDIITDMSIEFIDRHKDEPFFLMCHHKAPHRNWQYHPRYRGIHAPGTIPLPPTFDDDYSNRAAAAAAAKMRVRSDMLYDDLGLVQPEGGREIAGELLTEYWQMRKIPDLQAGETITVTCAETGEKFTFDDPKAFAEFKYQRYMSRYLRTVQAIDDNVGRMLDKLDELGLAENTVVIYTSDQGFFLGEHGWFDKRFMYEESYQMPFLCRYPAEIPAGSVSGDIACNVDFAPTFLDWAGVTKPSYMQGVSMRSVLKGQTPGDWDQVAYHRYWMHNDEIHEAWAHYGVRDPRYKLIYWYNKDLGQAGARPNGAPPEWELFDCEQDPMELTNVANDPAYAQVFADMLVKLDTKQAQIGDAPEHDSQAVLASLLKAS, encoded by the coding sequence ATGACGCGCCCCAATATCATTTTCATCATGTCCGATGACCACGCCTCGCGAGCGATCTCGGCCTATGGCGCGGGGATCAACCACACGCCCAATCTGGACCGGCTGGCGAGGGAAGGCATGCGGCATGACGCGACCTATGTCACCAATTCGATCTGCACGCCTTCGCGCGCTGCGATCCTGTGCGGCACCCATAATCACGTCAACTGCGTCACGACGCTGGAAACGCATATCGACAACCGTCTGCCCAATGTTGCCAAGTCCCTGAAGGCGAGTGGATACGCGACGGCAATCTTCGGGAAATGGCATCTGGGCGAGGGCAAGGCGCACCAGCCGACCGGATTTGATGAGTGGGCGGTTGTGCCGGGACAGGGCGATTACTGGGACCCTGCTTTTCATTTCCCCGACGGGCTCCGACGGGTGAGCGGCTATGCCACGGACATTATCACCGACATGTCGATCGAATTTATCGACCGCCACAAGGACGAGCCGTTCTTCCTGATGTGCCACCACAAGGCGCCGCATCGCAATTGGCAGTATCACCCCCGCTATCGCGGCATCCATGCCCCCGGCACCATTCCGCTGCCGCCGACCTTTGACGACGACTATTCCAACCGTGCGGCCGCTGCAGCCGCCGCTAAAATGCGTGTGCGCTCGGACATGCTCTACGACGATCTGGGTCTGGTCCAGCCGGAAGGCGGGCGAGAGATCGCCGGCGAGTTGCTGACCGAATACTGGCAAATGCGCAAAATCCCAGATCTCCAGGCTGGTGAAACGATCACCGTGACCTGTGCCGAGACGGGTGAAAAGTTCACCTTTGACGACCCGAAGGCCTTCGCCGAGTTTAAGTATCAGCGCTATATGTCGCGCTATTTGCGGACGGTCCAGGCCATTGACGACAATGTCGGACGGATGCTCGACAAGCTGGACGAACTCGGTCTGGCAGAAAATACCGTCGTCATCTACACATCCGACCAGGGCTTTTTCCTGGGAGAGCACGGCTGGTTCGACAAGCGCTTCATGTATGAAGAGAGCTATCAGATGCCGTTCCTCTGCCGTTACCCGGCTGAAATTCCAGCAGGCAGCGTCTCGGGTGACATCGCTTGCAATGTCGATTTCGCCCCCACGTTCCTCGACTGGGCGGGCGTGACCAAGCCGAGCTATATGCAGGGTGTTTCCATGCGCTCTGTTTTGAAGGGTCAGACGCCTGGGGATTGGGATCAGGTCGCCTATCATCGCTACTGGATGCACAACGATGAAATTCACGAGGCCTGGGCGCATTACGGTGTGCGTGACCCGCGTTACAAGCTGATCTATTGGTACAATAAGGATCTCGGCCAAGCCGGCGCCCGTCCTAACGGCGCGCCTCCGGAGTGGGAATTGTTCGATTGCGAACAAGATCCGATGGAACTGACCAATGTCGCGAACGATCCGGCCTATGCGCAGGTGTTTGCCGACATGCTTGTCAAACTCGACACCAAGCAGGCGCAGATCGGCGATGCGCCCGAACACGATAGCCAGGCCGTACTCGCAAGTCTGTTAAAGGCGAGCTGA
- a CDS encoding F-type H+-transporting ATPase subunit alpha produces MMSTEDLSAFERMKRRIDEAPVGARTEEIGTIVAVADGLATMKGLPGAALNELLVFEGGARGFVLTLDEDLLHAAFLDPADGIKAGSKVSRTGEIASVPVGEALLGRILDPLGRPLDEAPLPECHDRLPIERPAPTIIERDFVTRPVETGILVIDALFAIGRGQRELIIGERQTGKTAIAVDTIINQAESEMICIYVAIGQRMSGVRRVIEAVRERGNFVRTIFIVAEATAEPGLQWMAPFSATSIAEWFRDRGEHVLIVYDDLTKHAATHRELALLSRQPPGREAYPGDIFYLHARLLERSAMMSSDHGGGSLTALPIAEIEAGNLSAYIPTNLISISDGQIVTSQALFAANQRPAVDVGLSVSRVGGKAQWGSMKAVAGRLRLDYAQYLEMKMFSRFGGFGEQALASRLKRGERIAALLAQPRFSPYSILTQIALLAALNKGMLDEVAAEDLAALKESLPERLAAEPALEGLRADLNKLSDEVRTTLLNNVREAISRT; encoded by the coding sequence ATGATGAGTACTGAGGACCTCAGCGCCTTCGAGCGAATGAAGCGGCGAATCGATGAAGCTCCCGTCGGAGCCCGGACCGAGGAAATTGGCACCATCGTTGCGGTCGCCGATGGTCTGGCGACCATGAAGGGCCTGCCAGGCGCTGCCCTCAATGAACTCTTGGTGTTCGAAGGCGGCGCGCGCGGCTTCGTGCTCACCCTTGACGAAGATCTGCTGCATGCAGCCTTTCTTGATCCGGCAGACGGGATCAAAGCCGGTTCGAAGGTTAGCCGCACAGGTGAGATCGCCTCCGTCCCTGTTGGCGAAGCGCTGCTCGGTCGCATCCTCGACCCGCTCGGGCGACCACTGGACGAGGCGCCTTTGCCGGAGTGCCATGACAGGCTGCCAATCGAGCGGCCGGCGCCAACGATCATTGAGCGCGATTTCGTCACCCGGCCAGTCGAGACGGGGATTCTCGTGATTGACGCGCTCTTTGCCATCGGGCGCGGCCAGCGTGAACTGATCATCGGCGAACGGCAGACCGGCAAGACGGCAATCGCGGTGGACACGATCATCAACCAGGCCGAGAGCGAGATGATCTGCATCTATGTGGCGATCGGCCAGCGCATGTCCGGAGTGCGGCGGGTTATCGAGGCCGTGCGTGAACGCGGCAATTTTGTCCGAACGATCTTCATCGTAGCCGAAGCGACAGCCGAACCGGGGTTGCAGTGGATGGCGCCGTTTTCAGCTACCTCCATCGCCGAGTGGTTTCGCGACCGCGGCGAGCACGTGTTGATCGTCTATGATGACCTGACCAAGCACGCGGCCACCCACCGCGAACTGGCGCTCCTCTCGCGCCAACCGCCGGGCCGGGAAGCCTATCCGGGCGACATATTCTATCTTCACGCACGCCTTCTGGAGCGGTCGGCGATGATGTCGAGTGACCATGGCGGCGGATCTTTGACGGCGCTGCCCATTGCCGAAATCGAGGCTGGCAATTTGTCGGCCTATATTCCGACTAATCTCATTTCGATCTCCGATGGGCAGATCGTGACATCGCAGGCCCTTTTCGCGGCCAACCAGCGTCCCGCCGTCGATGTCGGCCTGTCGGTCAGCAGGGTAGGCGGCAAGGCGCAATGGGGTTCGATGAAGGCTGTCGCCGGTCGGCTGCGGCTCGACTATGCGCAATATCTCGAAATGAAGATGTTCTCCCGGTTTGGCGGCTTCGGCGAACAGGCATTGGCATCGAGGCTGAAGCGCGGAGAGAGGATTGCCGCACTGCTGGCGCAGCCCCGCTTTTCCCCTTATTCGATCCTCACTCAGATCGCACTGCTCGCAGCCCTTAATAAGGGAATGCTTGATGAAGTCGCAGCGGAAGACCTCGCAGCGCTGAAGGAAAGTCTTCCCGAAAGGCTGGCAGCCGAGCCCGCATTGGAGGGCCTGCGTGCCGATCTCAACAAACTGTCTGATGAAGTGCGGACAACTCTGCTCAACAACGTCCGGGAGGCGATCAGCAGGACATGA